One Thermomicrobiales bacterium genomic window, CTGGCGACCATTCGAACGAGCCCCAGACAGCGCGCCGATCCCCATCACGAGGTAACCCGCAAGCGGCCACGTCGAAGAGGTGCAGCGCGCCGACCTGGCGGTGATAGGGGATGTGCAGGTGGCCGAAGACCAGAACACCGGCATCGAACGGTGCGACGAGATCGCGCAGGTCGTCCGGCGGCAGGTCGGGGAAGATGTGTCGATCCAGGTCGGTCGGGTTGGCATGCACGACCATCAGGCGATCGCCGTCCGGCGCGATGGTGTCGCTGAACTGCAATTCGTTCAGACGCCTGATGCGTGCGTCGCCAAGCTCCTGGCGCGTCCACTCGATCGACGCGAAGGCTTCTTGCGCCAAGGCTCTGGATCGCTGGCTCCATGCTCGATGATGTCGCGGTCGGTATTACCGACAAGCAGCACGTCGGCGCGTTCTGCAATCAGGTCGAGCGCTGCGGCTGGGTCGGGGCCATTCAAGCAGTAGTCGCCACCTGCGACAAGGCGATCGAATGTGCCGAGACGCTCAATATCAGCCAGCACAGCTCGCAACGCCTCCAGGTTGCCATGCACATCGGTGACGACCGCCACGCGAAGCTCAGTCGGCATCCTGCTGCTCGGCTTCCGATGCTGTCGTCGCCTCCGCCTCGGCGATCGCTTCGTCGAGATGGGCACGCAGGCGACCTGCAAAGTCCGAGCCCATCAATCTTCGCCAGGCTGTGATGAACGCTTCATAGGCGAGGAAGCGGTCTTCTGAACGGAACGCGACGAGGGTGAAGAGCGCTGCGTCATCGCGCTGACCGCGTGGCGAGGTCGTTGAGCCGCGGATACGCTGCTGGCGTTGCGCGACGGTGCCGCGTTGCCGATTCGTGGCGATATCGAGCAGCTTCTGCGTCCGTTGCTCGGCATTGGCGCGCGAGATGTGGAGCATCCGCTCGATCATGACGTCAGCGTCGTGGAGGTCGCCGATATGCTCCTGTATCTCCTTGACCTCGTTGATCAGGCTATTCGTCCCCGACGGCAGTGCAAATCGGAATAGCTCGAGTGAATAGCGCAGCCGCTTGGCCGCGATCCGCAGATTGTGGATCTCTTCAACGTTGTCCGGGTCGTCGACCCAGGGTGCGAAAAAGAGCATCTCATCCAGACGTGTCTGGATGACGAGACGGGCGTTATAGGCCGTCGAGCGATCGCAGCGGATGCCGCTGATGCGTCGTGCTTTAGCCACGAGAGTACTCCGCCAGGAAGCCACGGAACCGCACGTCGAAGCGCTCCGCGTCGAGCATGTCGAAATAGGCCAGCATGTCAGTGCGCTTGACCTCGCGTTCAGCGCGAATGTCGCGCAGCATGCGATTGATTGTCGGGTGCTCGGCCGCAGGGCGAGTTCGGCGATAGGCGACGAGCGTTTCGCGCAGGACATCGCAGTCGCGCACGCCGCCCAGCACGTCGGTCAGTTGCTTGATCGTGCGATGGTAGTAGCGATAGCGCTGGCGTGGGAAGCACTCAACGGCCACGTCCATGGCAGCCCGTAGTCGACGGGAACCGACCCGCATGTCGTGGAGCTGCTCGGGGTCGCGCCCGAGGAGCGTGCCCGCGCGATACGACATCATCGTGTCGAACCGCTGTTCGATGATCCTCCCGATTGCAATCCGGAACTCAGTCGCGCCATCCATGCCGTCGAACTGCTCTCGTCGTGCCATGGCGTGTCCTCATCTTTGCAACGGTGCGTGCCCTCAGGTTCGGCACAGATCAGAGGATTTCCTTGACCTTCGTCCTGATCGTCCGGGCAATATCATCTACATCTTCGTTGCCGTCGATAACGGTGAATGCATACGACTGGCTGAGGCGCTCGAACTCGTCGAACACCCGCTGCTGATAGATCTGAAACGATTCGGCCGGGTCGCTGCTCAGGCCGAGGTCCATTCCGACTTCGTAGCGGTCGATTGCTTTGACTGGCGTGCTGGGTACGCGATCCTTGGTCACCTCTGGCGGTACGCGCAAGTAGAACACAGCGTCTGGCTCAGGTGCGAAGCCATATAGCGTTTCCAGCCATGCGTGGTTTGCACCCCGCGCGACATCGCGGGCGAAGGCGGTGTAGATGTAGCGATCTGCGACCACGATTTCGCCACGCTCCAGTGCGGGGCGAATGACGTTTGCGACGCGATCAGTGAAGTCAGCGGCGTAGAACAGGCTGAAGGTGATCGGTCGTAGCTCTCCGGCCGCCTTGGCTTTGTGGATCGCCTTCGAGATGTGCGGCGACGTGCTCCAGTCGGTCCGGATCGGCTCAATTTCGCGTCGACGCAGCCAATCCAGCAGCAAGCGGACCTGTGTGCTGCGCCCGGAGCGGTCGATGCCTTCGATCACGAACAGGCGTCCTGGAAGAGCGGGCGCTGCTGCGCTCATGCCGACTCCATCCGTTCCAGCATTCCGGCGACGATCGAGCGTAACTCCAGTTGCTGTTTGCGCACCGGGTCGCGCGCATCCAGCGCAACCATGTCGAATGGGCGCACGAATTGCTCGTATTCGGCGACGACGCGCTCCTGGAACTGACGGAACGATCCGAGCTGTCCACGCACTCCGGCTTGCTCGTCAGCTTCCTCGATCGTCGATTCACCGGCGATTCCCATGACCCGACCTAGCGAGGTATCGGCGTCAATACGCAGATAGACGGACAGATCGGGTCGGACGGCGAAGCCATAGAGATTGAGGATCCAGTCGATCTCGACGCCGCGCGCGATGTCGCGAGCGAACGCGGTATAGACATAACGATCGGCGAGCACGACGTAACCGGCACGCAGGGCGGGGATGACCTCGTTGTCGTTGCGCTCGGCCATGTCGATCGCGTGCAGGATCGAGTAGGTGCGCGCTGCGAGCGTGCGTTGTCGACGCGCTTCGGCGATTGTCTTGGATACGAGCTTCGAGGAGTTCCAGGACGTGCGGACAACGCCATAGCCCTGCACGCGCAGCCAGGTGTCAAGCATGTCGATCTGCGTCGCCCGACCCGACCCGTCGACACCGTCGACGGTGATGAGTGCGCCCGGGAATGTGTGGTGTTCCCAGGACGATGGATTGGCTGGATCAAGCCGACTGGTCGGCCAGCGATCATCGGTCATGCGGACCGCTTCTTCCCTTTGCGACGATCGCCCATATCAACGAGAACACGGGACGGGACATCGCCCAACGAGTGGAATTCCGCCCTGACACTGCCGTGCTGCTCGATATCGTAAGACAGCAAACCGACCGCCTTGCCGGGCGAGCGATCCAGCAGCGACGGCGCGTTGACGACGGCCATAACGCGATTGTCGCGGTCAAGCTGCCAGACGTTTACGCGGTGCAGGTGCGCGCAGAGCACGAGGTCGACTCGCGCTTCGAGAAGCAGTTCGAGGATATCGCCGGCGTTCGGCAGAATGTCGCCCTCCTTCAGCTTCTTGCCCGGCACAGGCATCAGCGACCGATGCGTGCAGAAGATGCGGGTCAGCTTCGGCGATGAGCCCTCGAAGTACGCTAGTGCGCGATGCAGTGCGTCTTCCGGTATGACTGGTTCGCTATCCAGACCGACGATGCAGGCTTCGCGCGTGCGGTCGAAGAAGTCGACATCGGCGAAGAAGTCGAGGAACGGCGTGGTACGCGGTCGGTCGTGGTCGTTTTGCTCCAGCGCAGTGTCCGGCGCTGTCAGAAAATAATCCAGGTCGGAGTCCGGCGGTCGAGTTGGACCGGGGCCACCAGCGAGGTAATCGCGATTCCCCGGGATCGCCCTGATGCGATCGAGCCCGAGTGAGGTCAGAAAATCAACCACCGGACCGAACTGCTCGACCAGTCCACGCTGCGTGAGATCGCCGCTCACGATGATCAGATCAGGTTCGAGCTTGTCGATGATCCCACGTGCTAATTCCAGGCCGAGATCGACGTCCGGGCCCGGTGCATAGTGAAGGTCAGACAGTTGCACGATACGCAGTTGGCTACTCACTCTCGATTGAATCGACCTAAAGCGTAGGACAGATGATACGCTGCAAAAAAGAAGTTTGTGTTAAGCCGCTGCGTCGAGTGTCGGGTACAGTGAATTCAATGGACCTCGGCGCGGCACCATCTGGCGTACTGGACAGCAGGCGATGCTGCGTCGATCATGCGACGTAAGCCATGTGGCACGTAGCTCGTGCCGCGACCGTGGTGAGATTCAGCACGATGACAAAGAGACGGCGACCCGTGACGAGCAGACGAGACCGAGCCAATGCCGCGGCGTTGAAAGCGCCGGAGCTGTACATCAACCGTGAGCTGAGTTGGCTGGAGTTCAATCGGCGCGTCCTCGAAGAGGCGCAGGACACAGGCAACCCGCTGCTGGAGCGCGCGAAGTTTCTCTCAATCTTCTCGTCCAATCTCGATGAGTTCTTCATGGTGCGAGTTGCAGGAATCGTCGGTCAGGTGCGTGCCGGCGATGACACGGCTGCTCGCGATGGTCTCACCCCTGCGGAACAGCTATCGGCGATCAAGCTGCTGGCCACCGAGATGTCAGTCCGCCAGCGCGAATGCTGGCACGGCGAGATCGTCCCGGCGTTGCGCGAGCACGGTGTGCATATCGAGACGTACGCAACGCTCTCAGGGCGCGACCGGCGCTCGCTGACCCGCTACTTCGAGCGGCAGATCTTCCCGGTGCTGACGCCGCTGGCGGTTGACTCCGGCCACCCGTTCCCGCACATCTCGAATCGCAGCCTGAATCTGCTGATCCTCATTGAGGACGAACTGGGACGCCACATTGCGCGGATGAAGATTCCGCCGGTTCTGCCACGCTTCGTTCAGATCCCCGATGCTGACGGCGGGCCGCCGCCGAGTTCTCGGCGCAAGCTCCGCTACGTGATGCTGGAAGACATCATCGAAGCGAACCTCGATCAACTGTTCCCCGGCAAGCAGATTCAGAGTAGCTACTCTTTCCGTGTCACCCGCGATGCAGATTTCGAGGTCGCCGCCTCAACCGGCGACAGCCTGCTCAAGGCGATAGAACGTGAGCTCGATCAGCGTCTATTTGGCTTCCCCGTGCGGTTGACTGTTGACGACTCAATGCCGGCGGAGCTGCGCACCTGGCTCGCAGATCAGCTCGGCGCGGCAGAGACAGATGTCTATATGATGGATCGTCCGCACGGTCTGTCGGATGTCATCGAGCTGTATTCAATTGATCGTCCAGCGTTGAAGGACAAGGCGTTTGTGCCGCGCTATCCGGAAGTCCTGAGCCAGGCAGATTCGATCTTCCAGGCGATCCGCAAGCAGGATGTGCTCCTGTATCACCCGTACGATTCGTTCGCGCCGGTTGTCGATTTCGTGCGTCAGGCCGCGTCCGATGAGGATGTCGTCGCGTTCAAGCAGACGCTCTATCGCGTCGGTGCGCACTCGCCGCTGGTCGATGCGCTGATGGAAGCACGCGACGACGAAACGCAGATCGCAGTGCTGGTGGAGTTGCGTGCCCGCTTCGATGAAGAGAGCAACATCAACTGGGCGCGGTCGATGGAGGCCGAGGGCATCCACGTTGCCTATGGCCTGCCCAAGCTGAAGACGCACTGCAAGATCGCGATGGTTGTCCGCCGCGAGGGTAACGATTTGCGGCAGTACATTCATCTCGGAACCGGTAACTACAATGTCGCGACGTCGAGAATCTATACCGATCTGGGGCTGATGACCTGCGATCCGGACATCGCCGCGGACGTCACGGATGTCTTCAATTATTTGACCGGCTATTCGGCGCAGACCGAATATCGCAAGCTCCTCGTCGCACCGGTGAACCTGCGAACCAGCCTGATAGCGCTGATCGAGCGCGAGATGACGTTTGGCTCCAAGGGCCGCATCATCATGAAGGCCAACGCGCTATCCGATTATGGGATTGCTGAGGCGCTCTATCGCGCCGCGAAAGCCG contains:
- a CDS encoding metallophosphoesterase, coding for MPTELRVAVVTDVHGNLEALRAVLADIERLGTFDRLVAGGDYCLNGPDPAAALDLIAERADVLLVGNTDRDIIEHGASDPEPWRKKPSRRSSGRARSLATHASGV
- a CDS encoding metallophosphoesterase, whose protein sequence is MSSQLRIVQLSDLHYAPGPDVDLGLELARGIIDKLEPDLIIVSGDLTQRGLVEQFGPVVDFLTSLGLDRIRAIPGNRDYLAGGPGPTRPPDSDLDYFLTAPDTALEQNDHDRPRTTPFLDFFADVDFFDRTREACIVGLDSEPVIPEDALHRALAYFEGSSPKLTRIFCTHRSLMPVPGKKLKEGDILPNAGDILELLLEARVDLVLCAHLHRVNVWQLDRDNRVMAVVNAPSLLDRSPGKAVGLLSYDIEQHGSVRAEFHSLGDVPSRVLVDMGDRRKGKKRSA
- the ppk1 gene encoding polyphosphate kinase 1 — encoded protein: MTSRRDRANAAALKAPELYINRELSWLEFNRRVLEEAQDTGNPLLERAKFLSIFSSNLDEFFMVRVAGIVGQVRAGDDTAARDGLTPAEQLSAIKLLATEMSVRQRECWHGEIVPALREHGVHIETYATLSGRDRRSLTRYFERQIFPVLTPLAVDSGHPFPHISNRSLNLLILIEDELGRHIARMKIPPVLPRFVQIPDADGGPPPSSRRKLRYVMLEDIIEANLDQLFPGKQIQSSYSFRVTRDADFEVAASTGDSLLKAIERELDQRLFGFPVRLTVDDSMPAELRTWLADQLGAAETDVYMMDRPHGLSDVIELYSIDRPALKDKAFVPRYPEVLSQADSIFQAIRKQDVLLYHPYDSFAPVVDFVRQAASDEDVVAFKQTLYRVGAHSPLVDALMEARDDETQIAVLVELRARFDEESNINWARSMEAEGIHVAYGLPKLKTHCKIAMVVRREGNDLRQYIHLGTGNYNVATSRIYTDLGLMTCDPDIAADVTDVFNYLTGYSAQTEYRKLLVAPVNLRTSLIALIEREMTFGSKGRIIMKANALSDYGIAEALYRAAKAGVQIDLIIRGICVLRPGIEGLSENIRVVSIVGRFLEHVRLFYFKHAGPDGKECMYAGSADLMRRNLDYRVEILFPIQDRSILERLRDGILELQLRDNVRARELQRDGSYVRLSPKDGEAPLDSQLVHLNYEPSAAARAFITARQDPD